From Coffea arabica cultivar ET-39 chromosome 10e, Coffea Arabica ET-39 HiFi, whole genome shotgun sequence, one genomic window encodes:
- the LOC140003841 gene encoding E3 ubiquitin-protein ligase APD2-like isoform X1 yields MHRSVLAAQSNHHPRHQYSQRCQETRVCLLAPLSICLCVAISMRYVYYGDCDMLLGPSSSRLFEANSVFVKQVHVTDTDRKGVVLYGFSQKPELSLEESWSVSNYMIVGSYSHKGFSLWLNKGSRIQLGLEAEKTSLNQLDVSVSKGVRQYETLLPPNSLGADLFNYDTAGKAAEYVIEEDDRYCIRITNLNPTSIMVVMHVNVSSKMYDSTKAKSMCSTGSGTCHLNLLFPTTQYVVVTTPNNGDLGQWHVELSFVARLLAYICILGVVVIIIFLLLKLLGACNEENHEPEHPVTRVAAETEPLLPEKVFRLPYGTDEEDRESSRGSSSEDLYDGKICVICYDMPRNCFFVPCGHCATCQDCANRIMEGETRVCPICRRLIHKVRKVIIP; encoded by the exons atgcacagaTCAGTTCTTGCAGCACAAAGCAATCATCATCCTCGTCATCAGTATTCTCAGCGGTGCCAAGAGACTCGTGTTTGTCTCCTTGCTCCTTTATCAATTTGCCTTTGTG TAGCAATTAGCATGAGGTATGTTTATTATGGGGATTGTGACATGCTGCTTGGACCTAGCTCGTCGCGATTATTTGAGGCCAATTCTGTGTTTGTGAAGCAAGTTCACGTCACAGATACTGATAGGAAAGGAGTCGTTCTTTACGGGTTTTCGCAGAAGCCTGAGCTGAGCCTGGAAGAGAGTTGGAGTGTGTCAAATTATATGATTGTTGGATCCTACAGTCATAAG GGATTCTCGCTGTGGTTGAATAAAGGTTCAAGAATTCAGCTTGGACTGGAAGCAGAGAAAACTAGTTTGAATCAACTTGATGTATCAGTAAGTAAAG ggGTGCGGCAATATGAGACCCTTCTGCCACCAAATTCTCTAGGTGCTGACCTCTTTAATTATGATACAGCTG GTAAAGCAGCTGAATATGTCATTGAAGAAGATGATAGGTACTGCATCCGCATCACTAATTTGAATCCTACAAGCATCATGGTGGTAATGCATGTGAATGTTTCTTCCAAAATGTACGACAGCACAAAAGCAAAGAGCATGTGTTCAACAGGAAGCGGGACATGCCATCTCAATCTTCTTTTCCCAACTACCCAATATGTAGTAGTGACTACTCCAAACAAT GGAGATCTTGGCCAATGGCATGTTGAGCTTTCATTCGTTGCTCGTCTTCTTGCCTACATTTGTATTTTAG GTGTTGTTGTTATTATCATCTTTCTGCTGTTAAAATTACTGGGAGCATGTAATGAGGAGAACCATGAACCAGAACATCCTGTAACGAGAGTTGCAGCTGAGACTGAACCTTTGCTGCCTGAGAAAGTCTTCAGATTGCCATACGGAACTGATGAAGAAGACAGGGAGTCAAGCAGGGGTAGCTCTTCAGAAGACCTATATGATGGCAAGATTTGTGTCATCTGCTATGACATGCCACGAAACTGCTTCTTTGTTCCCTGCGGCCACTGTGCTACTTGCCAAGATTGTGCTAATAG GATCATGGAGGGGGAAACCAGGGTGTGTCCAATATGCCGACGGCTCATCCATAAAGTGAGGAAAGTTATTATCCCTTAG
- the LOC140003841 gene encoding E3 ubiquitin-protein ligase APD2-like isoform X2 translates to MHRSVLAAQSNHHPRHQYSQRCQETRVCLLAPLSICLCVAISMRYVYYGDCDMLLGPSSSRLFEANSVFVKQVHVTDTDRKGVVLYGFSQKPELSLEESWSVSNYMIVGSYSHKGFSLWLNKGSRIQLGLEAEKTSLNQLDVSVSKGVRQYETLLPPNSLGADLFNYDTAGKAAEYVIEEDDSTKAKSMCSTGSGTCHLNLLFPTTQYVVVTTPNNGDLGQWHVELSFVARLLAYICILGVVVIIIFLLLKLLGACNEENHEPEHPVTRVAAETEPLLPEKVFRLPYGTDEEDRESSRGSSSEDLYDGKICVICYDMPRNCFFVPCGHCATCQDCANRIMEGETRVCPICRRLIHKVRKVIIP, encoded by the exons atgcacagaTCAGTTCTTGCAGCACAAAGCAATCATCATCCTCGTCATCAGTATTCTCAGCGGTGCCAAGAGACTCGTGTTTGTCTCCTTGCTCCTTTATCAATTTGCCTTTGTG TAGCAATTAGCATGAGGTATGTTTATTATGGGGATTGTGACATGCTGCTTGGACCTAGCTCGTCGCGATTATTTGAGGCCAATTCTGTGTTTGTGAAGCAAGTTCACGTCACAGATACTGATAGGAAAGGAGTCGTTCTTTACGGGTTTTCGCAGAAGCCTGAGCTGAGCCTGGAAGAGAGTTGGAGTGTGTCAAATTATATGATTGTTGGATCCTACAGTCATAAG GGATTCTCGCTGTGGTTGAATAAAGGTTCAAGAATTCAGCTTGGACTGGAAGCAGAGAAAACTAGTTTGAATCAACTTGATGTATCAGTAAGTAAAG ggGTGCGGCAATATGAGACCCTTCTGCCACCAAATTCTCTAGGTGCTGACCTCTTTAATTATGATACAGCTG GTAAAGCAGCTGAATATGTCATTGAAGAAGATGATAG CACAAAAGCAAAGAGCATGTGTTCAACAGGAAGCGGGACATGCCATCTCAATCTTCTTTTCCCAACTACCCAATATGTAGTAGTGACTACTCCAAACAAT GGAGATCTTGGCCAATGGCATGTTGAGCTTTCATTCGTTGCTCGTCTTCTTGCCTACATTTGTATTTTAG GTGTTGTTGTTATTATCATCTTTCTGCTGTTAAAATTACTGGGAGCATGTAATGAGGAGAACCATGAACCAGAACATCCTGTAACGAGAGTTGCAGCTGAGACTGAACCTTTGCTGCCTGAGAAAGTCTTCAGATTGCCATACGGAACTGATGAAGAAGACAGGGAGTCAAGCAGGGGTAGCTCTTCAGAAGACCTATATGATGGCAAGATTTGTGTCATCTGCTATGACATGCCACGAAACTGCTTCTTTGTTCCCTGCGGCCACTGTGCTACTTGCCAAGATTGTGCTAATAG GATCATGGAGGGGGAAACCAGGGTGTGTCCAATATGCCGACGGCTCATCCATAAAGTGAGGAAAGTTATTATCCCTTAG
- the LOC140003841 gene encoding E3 ubiquitin-protein ligase APD2-like isoform X3: protein MRYVYYGDCDMLLGPSSSRLFEANSVFVKQVHVTDTDRKGVVLYGFSQKPELSLEESWSVSNYMIVGSYSHKGFSLWLNKGSRIQLGLEAEKTSLNQLDVSVSKGVRQYETLLPPNSLGADLFNYDTAGKAAEYVIEEDDRYCIRITNLNPTSIMVVMHVNVSSKMYDSTKAKSMCSTGSGTCHLNLLFPTTQYVVVTTPNNGDLGQWHVELSFVARLLAYICILGVVVIIIFLLLKLLGACNEENHEPEHPVTRVAAETEPLLPEKVFRLPYGTDEEDRESSRGSSSEDLYDGKICVICYDMPRNCFFVPCGHCATCQDCANRIMEGETRVCPICRRLIHKVRKVIIP from the exons ATGAGGTATGTTTATTATGGGGATTGTGACATGCTGCTTGGACCTAGCTCGTCGCGATTATTTGAGGCCAATTCTGTGTTTGTGAAGCAAGTTCACGTCACAGATACTGATAGGAAAGGAGTCGTTCTTTACGGGTTTTCGCAGAAGCCTGAGCTGAGCCTGGAAGAGAGTTGGAGTGTGTCAAATTATATGATTGTTGGATCCTACAGTCATAAG GGATTCTCGCTGTGGTTGAATAAAGGTTCAAGAATTCAGCTTGGACTGGAAGCAGAGAAAACTAGTTTGAATCAACTTGATGTATCAGTAAGTAAAG ggGTGCGGCAATATGAGACCCTTCTGCCACCAAATTCTCTAGGTGCTGACCTCTTTAATTATGATACAGCTG GTAAAGCAGCTGAATATGTCATTGAAGAAGATGATAGGTACTGCATCCGCATCACTAATTTGAATCCTACAAGCATCATGGTGGTAATGCATGTGAATGTTTCTTCCAAAATGTACGACAGCACAAAAGCAAAGAGCATGTGTTCAACAGGAAGCGGGACATGCCATCTCAATCTTCTTTTCCCAACTACCCAATATGTAGTAGTGACTACTCCAAACAAT GGAGATCTTGGCCAATGGCATGTTGAGCTTTCATTCGTTGCTCGTCTTCTTGCCTACATTTGTATTTTAG GTGTTGTTGTTATTATCATCTTTCTGCTGTTAAAATTACTGGGAGCATGTAATGAGGAGAACCATGAACCAGAACATCCTGTAACGAGAGTTGCAGCTGAGACTGAACCTTTGCTGCCTGAGAAAGTCTTCAGATTGCCATACGGAACTGATGAAGAAGACAGGGAGTCAAGCAGGGGTAGCTCTTCAGAAGACCTATATGATGGCAAGATTTGTGTCATCTGCTATGACATGCCACGAAACTGCTTCTTTGTTCCCTGCGGCCACTGTGCTACTTGCCAAGATTGTGCTAATAG GATCATGGAGGGGGAAACCAGGGTGTGTCCAATATGCCGACGGCTCATCCATAAAGTGAGGAAAGTTATTATCCCTTAG
- the LOC140015490 gene encoding isoflavone 3'-hydroxylase-like has product MEISYYLLLIPLLYFLTNQIIKRFNNLSPSPFPSLPVIGHLHLIKNPVHRTLAQISSKYGRVLLLYFGSRPVLLISSPSAAVECFTKNDIVFANRPKFLAGKYLGFNYTTLVWASYGQHWRNIRKIATVYILSGRRVQMFTHIRSEEVHLLIRRLLKAAAASDDDHVMVDMKSAFFELTLNIMMRMIAGKRYSGDGSGKIEEVTSFQEMVKESLKVSGSTNAADFVPLLRWIGQNKLESHLKTLQMKREKFLQDLIEKHRSIASHRENKTLIDVLLSHQETEPEYYTDQIIRGLVQIMLSAGSDTTSGTMEWALSVLLNNPEALKKAQEEIDVQIGQSRLITDSDLGQLPYLQAIINETFRMYPVSPFISLHESSEECTVEGFGIPRGTHLGSSVTHFERNGSSVPNPVSHPVPLLRIPPSVP; this is encoded by the exons ATGGAGATTTCGTACTACCTTCTGCTCATACCCTTGCTGTATTTTCTCACCAATCAGATTATCAAAAGATTCAATAATCTCTCACCGAGTCCTTTTCCATCTTTACCTGTAATTGGGCATCTTCATCTCATCAAGAATCCAGTCCATCGAACATTAGCTCAGATCTCCAGTAAATATGGCCGAGTTCTCTTGCTTTATTTTGGCTCTCGCCCTGTCCTCCTCATATCTTCACCCTCTGCTGCAGTGGAATGCTTCACCAAGAATGACATAGTCTTCGCAAATCGGCCCAAGTTCCTCGCGGGAAAATACCTTGGCTTTAACTACACAACTCTGGTTTGGGCCTCGTACGGTCAACACTGGCGCAATATAAGAAAAATCGCTACCGTTTATATATTATCAGGTCGTCGAGTCCAGATGTTTACCCACATACGTTCTGAGGAGGTTCACTTGTTGATTCGGCGCCTTCTGAAGGCCGCTGCCGCTAGTGATGATGACCATGTTATGGTCGATATGAAATCAGCCTTCTTCGAACTCACACTGAACATTATGATGAGGATGATTGCTGGAAAACGATATTCTGGTGATGGCTCAGGAAAAATAGAGGAAGTCACCAGCTTTCAAGAGATGGTTAAAGAGAGTCTTAAAGTCAGCGGATCAACAAATGCTGCAGATTTTGTTCCGCTACTGAGGTGGATAGGGCAAAATAAGCTTGAAAGTCATCTGAAAACGTTGCAGATGAAGAGGGAAAAGTTCCTACAAGATTTGATTGAAAAGCACAGAAGCATCGCCAGCCATCGTGAGAACAAGACACTGATTGATGTTCTCTTATCTCACCAAGAGACCGAACCAGAGTACTATACGGATCAAATCATCAGAGGCTTGGTTCAG ATAATGTTATCAGCGGGAAGTGACACAACATCTGGAACTATGGAATGGGCACTGTCAGTTCTGCTGAACAACCCAGAGGCTTTAAAGAAAGCGCAAGAAGAAATAGACGTTCAAATAGGCCAATCAAGGCTGATAACTGACTCCGACCTTGGCCAGCTTCCTTACCTTCAAGCAATAATAAACGAAACCTTTCGTATGTATCCTGTGTCCCCTTTTATCTCCCTGCATGAATCATCCGAAGAATGTACAGTTGAAGGCTTTGGTATCCCTCGTGGGACacacttgggatcctcggtgacaCATTTTgagcgcaacggatcttctgtacCAAACCCTGTCTCACATCCTGTCCCACTCCTTAGGATCCCGCCAAGTGTCCCTTAA
- the LOC113689652 gene encoding protein FAR-RED IMPAIRED RESPONSE 1-like has product MENDLPTHEIQSCRKLDFEDVDWQEINDNALPLYITDGNQGNQIFLPLAIPDDLVPKLGMEFDTEVAARNFYQKYAKTSGFGTRLSKGHKDKNSDMMLDRVFCCSREGKRPKDKRNMVVKCPRPETRCDCGARMKISCRQAGKYCVVQFVAQHNHELSTPSKTHLFRSHRHMTMAHEAEIDMARSCGIAPKQSIELMSKQVGGRENLGFIRDDLKTYLRSKRSIPMMQGDTGGVLEYLQRMQLEDPNFYYAIQVDEDDLITNIFWADAKMRTDFAHFGDVVCFDTTYRKHKDGRPIALFVGVNHHKQTIVFGGALLYDETIRTFEWLFDTFAKAMMGKIPRTILTDQDGRMATALASQWPTTYHRLCIWHIYQNAATHLANVFKDFQNFAANFSHCIYDYENENDFLEGWSEMLKMYGLEDNKWLKKMFDIKEKWALVYGRETFCADMTTTQRSESMNSVIKKYVSYKHDLLEFFEHFQRLLDDRRYDESVADFRGNQNTPAVTFPCKILQHAASEYTHEVYERFKDELCKGIDCKWEVDGELGKQVIYRVTPYGKTSHHLVTYDSSKNSISCSCKKFEFAGFLCSHALKILMTLNIVTIPDAYILKRWTKAAKIGNVCVSSESSQEMESKAKLSFRYKELSYLYMQLMTKASECDEAYKIAKDGFWKMLEQMDACCQGKKKMKEVCIEERESVYQDVDTNPSEIDCSKIKGIKVKERVTYKSSKRPKSALEMAIKKRKFCSTSCGVGIGFTYSML; this is encoded by the coding sequence ATGGAGAATGATTTGCCGACTCATGAAATCCAATCATGTCGTAAATTGGACTTTGAAGATGTTGACTGGCAGGAGATAAATGATAATGCCTTACCTCTTTATATTACTGATGGCAATCAAGGAAAtcaaatttttcttcctttggcTATACCAGATGACTTGGTCCCGAAACTTGGCATGGAATTTGATACTGAAGTAGCAGCTAGaaatttttaccaaaaatatgcCAAAACATCTGGGTTTGGAACTCGATTGAGTAAGGGACATAAAGACAAAAATAGTGATATGATGTTGGACAGGGTTTTTTGCTGCTCCCGTGAAGGAAAAAGGCCAAAAGACAAACGTAATATGGTTGTTAAGTGTCCGCGTCCAGAAACAAGATGTGATTGTGGTGCAAGGATGAAAATTAGTTGTAGACAAGCTGGAAAATACTGTGTTGTGCAATTTGTTGCACAACATAATCATGAGCTATCAACTCCTAGCAAAACCCATTTATTTAGATCTCATAGACACATGACAATGGCACATGAAGCTGAAATAGATATGGCCCGAAGTTGTGGAATTGcaccaaaacaatcaattgaaCTGATGTCAAAACAAGTTGGTGGACGAGAAAATCTTGGATTCATTCGAGATGATTTAAAAACCTACTTACGATCCAAAAGATCCATACCAATGATGCAAGGTGACACAGGAGGAGTCTTAGAGTACTTACAAAGGATGCAATTAGAGGACCCAAATTTTTATTATGCCATTCAAGTAGATGAAGATGACTTGATAACTAACATATTTTGGGCTGATGCAAAGATGAGAACGGATTTTGCTCATTTTGGTGATGTGGTATGTTTCGATACAACTTATAGAAAACACAAAGATGGGAGGCCAATTGCATTATTCGTTGGTGTAAATCATCATAAACAAACTATAGTTTTTGGAGGTGCTTTATTATATGATGAGACAATTAGAACATTTGAATGGCTGTTTGACACATTTGCTAAGGCCATGATGGGAAAAATACCAAGAACTATTCTTACAGACCAAGACGGAAGAATGGCAACGGCTTTAGCTTCTCAATGGCCAACAACATATCACCGCTTATGTATATGGCATATCTATCAAAATGCAGCAACTCATCTAGCTAATGTCTTcaaagattttcaaaattttgctgcTAATTTTAGTCACTGCATATATGACTATGAAAAtgagaatgattttttagaGGGATGGAGTGAAATGTTAAAAATGTATGGTCTGGAAGACAACAAGTGGTTGAAGAAAATGTTTGATATAAAGGAGAAATGGGCTTTAGTGTATGGGAGAGAAACATTCTGTGCCGATATGACCACGACCCAACGAAGTGAGTCCATGAACAGTGTTATAAAGAAGTATGTAAGTTATAAACATGACTTACTTGAATTTTTTGAACACTTCCAAAGGCTGTTAGATGATCGTCGCTATGATGAATCCGTAGCAGATTTTAGAGGCAATCAAAATACACCGGCAGTGACATTCCCTTGTAAGATTTTACAGCATGCGGCGAGTGAATACACACATGAAGTTTATGAAAGATTTAAGGACGAGTTATGCAAAGGAATTGATTGTAAATGGGAAGTAGATGGTGAATTAGGAAAGCAAGTGATTTATCGAGTTACACCATATGGTAAGACTTCCCATCACCTCGTAACTTATGATTCGTCCAAGAATTCAATTTCATGTAGTTGTAAGAAATTTGAATTTGCTGGATTTTTGTGTTCACATGCACTAAAAATATTGATGACTCTGAATATTGTAACAATTCCTGATGCATATATATTGAAGAGATGGACTAAAGCAGCTAAAATAGGAAATGTATGTGTTTCCAGTGAAAGTAGCCAGGAAATGGAGTCAAAGGCAAAATTGAGTTTTCGTTACAAAGAGTTATCCTATCTATATATGCAGTTGATGACAAAAGCTTCTGAATGTGATGAAGCTTATAAAATTGCTAAAGATGGATTTTGGAAAATGTTAGAGCAAATGGATGCATGTTgtcaagggaaaaagaaaatgaaagaagtgtgtattgaagaaagggaaagcGTGTATCAAGATGTTGATACTAATCCATCCGAAATCGACTGTAGTAAAATAAAAGGCATCAAAGTGAAAGAAAGAgtcacttacaagtcaagcaagaGGCCAAAAAGTGCACTAGAAATGGCTATAAAGAAACGAAAGTTTTGCTCGACGAGTTGTGGGGTTGGCATTGGGTTCACTTATTCAATGCTTTGA
- the LOC140015315 gene encoding cytochrome P450 81Q32-like — protein MDASYCYLLLFPFLYLLTNQFIKKFQNLPPSPPLSLPIIGHLHLIQKPLHRGLAKISDKYGPIQFLHFGSRPVLLVSSPSAAEECFTKNDIIFANRPRFLAGKHLGYNYTTLGWVSYGQHWRNLRRIATLEILSATRIQAYTSIRVNEVHSLIKYLVKASKASDSSTVEMKSAFFGLTLNIMMRMIAGKRYYGDDAQNKEEAARFKEIVKETFQLSGATNIADYIPLLKFFGQQKLETKLKTLQAKRDQFLQDLIEEHRRTVRSSDSEKGNKTMIDVLLSLQQTESEYYTDEIVKGMIVQMLSAGTDTSSGTMEWSLSLLLNNPQVLKKAQQEIDAYAGRSWLINDSDLGQLPYLHAIINETLRICPVAPILVPHVSSQQCSVGGYNIPGGTLLLVNLWAMQNDPKVWEEPTKFRPERFISLEGQRDGFAFMPFGFGRRGCPGENLAMRVVGLTLGLLIQCFEWERVGEELVDMTEGAGLTMPRAKELMAKCKPRQEMVKLLSQS, from the exons ATGGATGCTTCATACTGCTACCTCCTGCTTTTTCCCTTCCTGTATTTACTTACCAATCAATTCATCAAAAAGTTCCAGAATCTCCCACCAAGTCCACCTCTTTCCTTACCCATAATTGGCCATCTTCATCTCATCCAGAAACCACTCCACCGAGGGCTAGCTAAGATCTCCGATAAATATGGTCCGATACAGTTTCTTCATTTTGGTTCTCGGCCTGTCCTGCTTGTATCTTCACCCTCAGCTGCAGAAGAATGCTTCACCAAGAATGACATAATCTTCGCTAATAGGCCCCGATTTCTCGCCGGAAAACACCTTGGCTACAACTATACAACTCTGGGATGGGTCTCATATGGCCAACACTGGCGCAACTTGAGAAGAATAGCTACTCTGGAGATCTTATCTGCTACCCGAATTCAAGCTTACACGAGCATTCGTGTTAACGAGGTCCATTCATTGATCAAGTACCTTGTAAAGGCCTCTAAAGCTAGTGACTCTAGCACGGTTGAGATGAAATCGGCCTTCTTTGGGCTGACACTTAACATCATGATGAGGATGATTGCAGGAAAGCGATACTACGGCGATGATGCCCAGAACAAGGAGGAAGCCGCAAGGTTCAAAGAGATAGTTAAAGAGACTTTTCAACTCAGTGGGGCGACAAACATAGCAGATTATATTCCATTATTGAAGTTTTTTGGGCAGCAGAAGCTTGAAACCAAGCTGAAGACTTTGCAGGCGAAGAGGGATCAATTCTTGCAAGATTTGATTGAAGAACACAGAAGAACCGTGAGGAGTTCTGACAGTGAGAAGGGCAACAAAACAATGATAGACGTTCTCTTGTCCCTCCAACAGACCGAGTCCGAATACTACACAGATGAGATCGTCAAAGGCATGATTGTG CAAATGTTATCAGCAGGAACCGACACATCATCTGGAACAATGGAATGGTCACTCTCTCTCCTGCTCAACAATCCACAAGTTCTAAAGAAAGCCCAGCAAGAAATTGACGCGTACGCTGGCCGATCATGGCTTATCAATGACTCGGACTTGGGTCAGCTGCCTTATCTTCATGCAATTATTAATGAAACACTTCGCATTTGCCCGGTGGCCCCTATTCTGGTGCCTCACGTGTCATCCCAACAGTGTAGTGTTGGAGGCTACAATATCCCCGGTGGCACATTGCTGTTAGTGAACTTATGGGCAATGCAAAATGATCCCAAGGTTTGGGAAGAACCCACAAAATTTAGGCCCGAGAGGTTTATAAGTTTGGAAGGGCAAAGAGATGGATTTGCGTTCATGCCATTTGGGTTTGGCCGAAGGGGATGTCCTGGCGAAAATTTGGCCATGAGAGTTGTGGGGTTGACATTGGGGTTGCTTATTCAATGTTTTGAGTGGGAAAGAGTTGGGGAAGAGTTGGTGGATATGACTGAAGGGGCAGGGCTTACCATGCCAAGGGCTAAAGAATTGATGGCCAAGTGTAAACCACGGCAAGAAATGGTCAAACTTCTTTCTCAATCGTGA
- the LOC140015371 gene encoding cytochrome P450 81Q32-like, with translation METLYLYLPLFLALYIFTKHFLNKIRNLPPSPILNLPVLGHLLLIKKPLHRGLAKISDRHGPVLLLEFGSRPVLLVSSASAAEECLNKHDIVFANRPRLLAGKHLGYNYTSMAWTSYGDHWRNLRRIASLEILSSHRLQTLHGIRVDEVKLMLKRLFSASENKKSVDMRALFFELMLNVMMRMIAGKRYYGENVGEVEEARRFREIVEETMIIGGASNMGDFWPVLRWLKVGKKEKALRVLQENRDQFVQELIKGFRSAKDAENGGGDAEETGEKKKTLIEVLLTLQQKEPEYYKDEIIRSLMLVLLAAGTDTSVGTMEWALSLMLNNPSTLEKAKAEIDRIIGKERLLDESDVANLPYLRCIISETLRMFPAGPIMLPHESSEECVVGGYRVPGGTMLIVNLWAIQNDSKNWEDPRKFKPERFEGLEGTRDGYKLMPFGSGRRGCPGEGLAMRMVGFALGSIIQCFDWSRISEEMVDLAEGPGLTLPKAQHLVANCRARPGIMSLLSQI, from the exons ATGGAAACCTTGTATCTCTACCTTCCACTTTTCCTAGCATTATACATCTTCACCAAGCACTTCCTCAACAAAATCCGAAACCTTCCACCTAGTCCCATCCTTAATCTCCCCGTCCTCGGCCACCTCCTCCTCATCAAGAAGCCTCTTCACCGAGGCCTAGCCAAGATTTCCGACCGTCATGGCCCGGTCCTCCTCCTGGAATTCGGCTCACGCCCAGTCCTCCTTGTCTCCTCCGCTTCTGCAGCCGAAGAATGCCTCAACAAGCACGACATCGTTTTCGCCAACCGCCCGCGTCTGCTGGCTGGAAAACATCTGGGATACAATTATACCTCAATGGCATGGACGTCCTACGGGGATCACTGGAGAAATCTACGGCGGATAGCTTCACTGGAGATCTTGTCTTCCCACAGGCTTCAAACGCTTCACGGGATACGTGTTGATGAAGTAAAATTGATGCTGAAAAGGCTGTTTTCAGCttcagaaaacaagaaaagcgtGGATATGAGGGCCCTTTTCTTTGAGCTGATGTTGAACGTGATGATGAGGATGATTGCTGGGAAGAGGTATTATGGGGAGAATGTTGGGGAAGTTGAGGAGGCTAGGAGGTTTAGGGAGATTGTAGAGGAGACGATGATAATTGGTGGAGCTTCGAATATGGGAGATTTCTGGCCGGTTTTGAGGTGGTTAAAAGTGGGAAAGAAGGAGAAGGCCTTGAGGGTTTTGCAGGAGAATAGGGATCAATTCGTGCAGGAGTTGATCAAGGGGTTTAGGAGTGCAAAAGATGCAGAAAATGGTGGCGGCGATGCAGAGGAAAcaggggaaaagaagaaaacgtTGATTGAAGTTTTGTTGACCCTGCAACAGAAGGAGCCTGAGTATTACAAGGATGAAATCATTAGAAGCCTTATGCTG GTTTTACTAGCAGCAGGTACCGATACATCAGTGGGAACAATGGAGTGGGCATTGTCACTAATGCTAAACAATCCATCAACTTTGGAGAAGGCAAAAGCAGAAATTGACAGAATCATAGGAAAAGAACGTTTATTAGATGAATCAGATGTGGCTAATCTACCCTATCTCCGGTGCATAATTAGTGAAACATTGAGGATGTTTCCAGCAGGGCCTATAATGCTACCCCACGAATCCTCCGAGGAATGTGTGGTTGGGGGTTACCGTGTGCCTGGGGGGACAATGTTGATTGTCAATTTGTGGGCTATCCAAAATGATTCCAAGAATTGGGAGGATCCAAGAAAATTCAAGCCTGAAAGATTTGAAGGGCTTGAAGGGACCAGAGATGGCTACAAATTAATGCCATTTGGTTCTGGTAGAAGAGGTTGTCCTGGGGAGGGATTGGCCATGCGCATGGTTGGATTTGCTTTGGGATCAATTATTCAGTGCTTTGATTGGAGCAGAATCAGTGAGGAGATGGTAGATTTGGCTGAGGGGCCTGGACTGACTCTGCCTAAGGCTCAACACTTAGTCGCCAATTGTCGAGCACGACCTGGAATCATGAGCCTTCTTTCTCAAATTTAG